CTGCATCCATCATCGTCGTTGCCAACTGTCTCGATGCAGCGCCTATGGTCTTGGCTGAATGGAGGGCTGCTGCTGATCGGGGCCGTTATCGTGCTGTGGCCCTTGGCAATTATGGTGTTGACGTCTTTGGCCCCTGCCGGGACCGCGCTAGGCACTATCCCTGCTGGCTGGACCCTAGAGCACTACCGAGAAGCCTGGACCCGAGGACGCTTCCTACTCGCCTTTGCCAACTCTACCCTGGTGGCCTTGGCTGTGACTGCGGCTCAGATCATCACCTCAGCCTTGGCGGGCTATGCCCTGGCCCGGCTGTCTTTTCGGGGTCGCCAGCTGGTCTTGCTGGCAGTGTTGGCCACCCTGATCATCCCCTTTCAATTGTTAGTGATTCCCGTCTTCCTGGTGCTGAAATGGGGCCATTTGATCAATACTTACTGGGCCTTGATTTTGCCGACGGCGGCCAATGGCTTTGGCATTTTCTTGCTGCGCCAATATTTTCAGACGATTCCGGTTGAGTTGGAGGAAGCGGCAGCCTTAGACGGCGCCAATCTGCTGCAGATTCTCTGGGAGGTGATGTTGCCCTTGGCCCGGCCTGCCCTAGTCACGCTGTTTCTGTTTACCTTTATTGGGGAATGGAATGATCTGTTTAAGCCCCTGATCTTTACCACCCGTCCAGAATTGCAAACTGTGCAATTGGCGTTGGCCTCTTTTCAGGAGCAATTCACCAATGACTGGCCCCTGCTGATGGCAGCGGTGGTGATCGCCACGGTGCCGGTGGTGCTGTTATTCCTGGTGGGTCAGCGCCAATTTATTCAAGGGATTGCCACCACCGGGGTCAAACAAGAATAACAGAAGCCTTTACAACACTCGAGCCCGCATCAGGGCCAGCGGCAAGCAGGTGACCTTGCGCACCCCCGGGACATAGGCGCGGCGATTGAACACGTCGTAGTGATTCTCTTCGATCACCGTTAGGATTTTGCGATAGAGTATCAGGGCTGACCAGACTGGCCATCGGGCATCGGGACTGAGAAGGCTGATGCCACGCTCGGCATCGGCGTAGAATTGCCGGGCCCGTTGAATCTGAAACTGCATCAGGGCCCGCCAGCGCTCATCGATGACCTGCTTGATCAGGTCGGCTTCGCT
This portion of the Halomicronema hongdechloris C2206 genome encodes:
- a CDS encoding carbohydrate ABC transporter permease, translated to MQRLWSWLNGGLLLIGAVIVLWPLAIMVLTSLAPAGTALGTIPAGWTLEHYREAWTRGRFLLAFANSTLVALAVTAAQIITSALAGYALARLSFRGRQLVLLAVLATLIIPFQLLVIPVFLVLKWGHLINTYWALILPTAANGFGIFLLRQYFQTIPVELEEAAALDGANLLQILWEVMLPLARPALVTLFLFTFIGEWNDLFKPLIFTTRPELQTVQLALASFQEQFTNDWPLLMAAVVIATVPVVLLFLVGQRQFIQGIATTGVKQE